A single region of the Deltaproteobacteria bacterium genome encodes:
- a CDS encoding type II toxin-antitoxin system Phd/YefM family antitoxin — MKTLSVSKDIVPIGEFKAGMAKWFKELRSSGSPLIITQNGKPAGVLLSPREYDALVYRKEFMDAVERGLEDEVHGRTYTGQEVRDLLRQRRES, encoded by the coding sequence ATGAAAACATTGTCCGTTTCCAAGGATATCGTGCCCATCGGCGAGTTCAAGGCCGGCATGGCCAAGTGGTTCAAGGAACTGCGTTCTTCCGGTTCGCCGCTGATCATCACCCAGAACGGCAAGCCTGCAGGGGTTCTTTTGTCCCCTCGGGAATATGACGCCCTGGTCTATCGCAAGGAGTTCATGGACGCCGTGGAGCGCGGACTCGAAGACGAGGTTCACGGCAGGACATATACTGGTCAGGAAGTGCGTGATCTGCTGCGGCAACGCCGAGAAAGCTGA